Sequence from the bacterium CG_4_10_14_0_2_um_filter_33_32 genome:
TGTATATATTGTGATGAATACTTATCCGACTTACTGGATGGCAAAATTAGAAAATCCCGATGTAATAATCCCTAAATATTCTGATAGCAAATCAGGAGATAAACCTAAGAAAAGCGCATGTGAATGTGACAGTATCGAATATTTAAATGGGGTGGATGAACAGGATAAAAACCGAATAAATGATTATGGGTATAATAATAATCATTTTATTTCAATCCTTACTGTTCCCATTAATAACGATAACCAAGAAATAGATAAGCGAGTTATTATTGGCAGCAGCAATAATGTTTATGCTTCATTAAATAATTTATATCTGGCAAATACTAATTATGAGGGTATAAAAAATACATGGCAGGAAAAAACCGATATCTATAAATTTGCCCTTAAAGAAAACGGAACAGAATATTTAGGAACAGGATCCGTAACTGGACATGTTTTAAACCAGTTTTCAATGGATGAATACAATAATTATTTCAGAATAGCTACCACAAAAGGCAGTGTTGCAAGTAGAAACAATAAATCATCCAATGATGTATATATCTTGGATGATAAATTAAAAACCGCTGGCATGCTGGAAAATTTAGCGCCAGGCGAAAAAATATATTCAGCCAGATTTGTGGGGGATAGAGGATATCTTGTTACCTTCAAAAAAGTAGACCCGTTCTTTACTCTGGATTTAAAAACCCTAACAGCCCGAAGGTTCTTGGTAAACTCAAAATACCCGGCTTTTCTGATTATTTACACCCCATTGATGAAAACCATATTTTGGGCCTCGGTAAAAATACAATCGAAGCTGAACAATTATTAAAAGATCAAAGAAGTATAGATTTTGCCTGGTATCAAGGCATCAAGATGGCCGTTTTTGATGTAACTGATTTTAATAACCCTAAAGAGGAATTTAAAGTAGATATCGGAGATAGAGGTACTGATTCATATGCCCTAAACGATCACAAAGCATTCCTTTATGACAAAAATAAGAGTCTGCTGGTTATTCCTGTATTATTGGCTGAATTAACCGCGGAACAGAAAAAAAAGGATCAAAGTCAAGCTCCTCAATATGGAGAATACACTTTCCAGGGCGCTTACGTATACGACCTATCTTTGGAAAACGGCTTTAAGTTAAAAGGAAGAATATCTCATTACCCCGAAAATAAACCATCCAAGGATCAGTACGGATACTATAATTACTATGGCGACAATCTATCAGTTGAGAGATCGCTTTATATAAAAGATAAATTGTATACGGTATCAGAAGGTAAAATCCTTATAAATAACCTTTCAGATTTAACAAAGATAAAAGAAATCACCTTAAATTAGACAAGAAAAAAAGCGAACTATTGTTCGCTGGTAAAGAGTAATTTTATATGTACGAATATGCTTAAAAAGGCGAGAACTATTGCTAGTGATAAAGAATAATATGCGGTTTTATAGATCAATTGAGAATAATCATTATCAGTAACAAAACTGGCGACTATTAGAAGAAAAACTAATACAAACCCAATAATTTCTACTGGATATTTTAGCTTTCCAAAGATATTGGCGCCAAGTTTAATACTTTTCTTTACAAATCTGTTTATTACTCCTCCAAGTAAGGCTAATAAGACTAAAGACATCTCAGCTATCATTAAAAGCCAAAATTTTGAAGCTAGAACTATATATTGCTGATCATTTAAAATCAAACCCAATATAAGGCCGATCGGCACAGCAGCTGAAACAAATGAAGTCTTATCCGCTCCCGGGTCTAATAAGGCACCGAGTATTGTTTTAGCATCATAATCCCTAGCTATCAAGCCATCAATCCTATCCCCATATGTTAAAAATCCATATATATAGATCCAAATAAATATTAATAGGGTGAACAACCAAATGTCTATCTGATCTGTATATGCGGATATGAAAATAGCATAAAGAGTAATCGCTAAAGGAATAGAAAAAATTATCCTAAACCAGGATATTCTATTTGGAATCGGCTTAATTTTTTTCAATCCTTCTTTTGTTTTTCCGTCTCTCTTACATCTATCAAGTAAATTTCCCCAATAAAAGAATACTTTAAGTAATATTATCCTTTCAAAGGAAAAAAGTTTGCTAACTTTAGCCTCAGCTTCAGCCGTAACAATCACCTCCTAATATCTCAACTCAAAAAACATAACAGCCGTAACTAGCCTGAATACATTAGCCAAATAATCCCTAAGCTCCTTTTCTGCTTCATTTTTACTAAGAATACTTTTCACAGAAACGCGGATTTCTTTTTCTTTAAAGTTAATGGAAATATTCAGTTTGTCTAGTTTTAATCCGACTAATGGATATAAACGGTTATCAACGCAGCCAGTATCTTCAACCAACCTATTTAATGGCTCCATCACAATCAAAAATGTTCTTCCGTTTTTACTTTCGATAACTTCACTAAGATCAATATTGGATAAATTTGTAGGAATAATTCTTTTGAAATTGGATTGAAGAACAGATGATTTCAACTTATCCCACTCCTTTTTTAGATATTAAAGAACTAAGCAATAAACACTTTTCGTGTTTCTAAAAAGTATAAATCAGTTGATCACTATATTCAACTTGAAGCTAATTCTTATTTCTAACGAGATTTACTCATAGGGCCGACTAAGCTATATTTATATTATGCTTGAATTTAGGATTACAAAAAAAGATAAAAATACCAAAGCCAGAATAGGGGAGTTAAGCACTCAGCATGGTGTCATCAAAACCCCTATTTTCATGCCTGTCGGCACGTGTGCAACCGTAAAAACAGTCTCATCAGAAGAATTAAAAGATTTAAACGCCGAAATAATTTTATCTAATACTTACCATTTATATCTAAGACCTGGCAATCAATTAATTAAAGAAATGGGTGGGTTGCATAAATTTATGAACTGGGATAGACCGATTCTTACGGATAGTGGAGGCTATCAGGTTTTTAGCTTAGGAAGCGGCTCAAAAGCAGAAAATCTAGTTAAAATTCAAAAAGAAGGTGTTGAATTTAAATCATATCTTGACGGATCAAGGCACTTTTTCACACCTGAAAAAGTGATAGATATTCAATTAGACTTAGGCTCTGATATTATCATGCCATTAGACTATTGTCCCTCGGCTGAAGCAAGCAAAATAGAAATAGAACATGCGGTAAATATAACAAGTAATTGGTTTGAAAAGGCATGGAAACATTTCCAGAAAAAAACAACCAAACTTAAAAATAAACCGGCTCTGTTTGCTATTATACAAGGTGGCCCTTACGAAGATTTGCGGAAAAAATCCTTTGATTTCCTGTCTCAATTTGGGGTGCAAGGCTTTTCAATCGGAGGTGTGGCAAATGCCGGCGAATCCAAATTAAAACAACAAAAAGCGCTTGAGTATACTCTTCCATTAATACAGGAAGATAAACCCAGATACTTAATGGGTGTTGGTGAGCCTGAGGATCTTCTAGAAGCGATAGAAAGAGGTATAGACATGTTTGACTGCGTTGTACCCACTAGAATGGCTAGAAACGGCGCTGTATGGACTAAAAAGGGTAGAATAGATCTTAATTTGGCAAAATATAAGCTTGACCCTAAGCCTATTGATAAATGTTCTTGCAAAACCTGTCAAAACTATTCCAGGGCATATATCAGACATCTTTTAAAAGAAAAAGAAGTTTTAGGTATACGTCTTACAACAATGCATAATCTTCATTTTATTATCTCTTTAATGGCTGATGCTAGAAAAGCTATCCAAGAACAAAAATTCCCGCAGTTCAAAAAAGATTTTTTTAGCGAATTTAAGAATTAGAAAATTTGTATTTTAAAAGGGATTTGTGTACTATTTATTGATTGCCAAACTGATGCTAAGGAGGCGATATGAATGAAAGAGAATCAGTTTTGGGGTACTTTAACAATACACCTTAACCTAGCGAATCCATTTAAAAGTGAGCTGATTATCGACGGGATTTCTCAAGAAAATCCAAAGGAACTCTGGGAAGTAGCTCAAGGAATGGGAATTAATATTTTGGATATTATGCAGACAGAAAAAATCTTAACCATAGAGCTTGATATCAAAGGTGATATTCGGACAACACACACGAACGGACAAAAAGAAAAATGCGTTAACCCTTTGATTATTCGGGATATCCAAGGTATTGATGATCTATGGCACGATCCGAAAGGAAACATTCGCGGAACTCACAAGAAACTAGGACTAGATATTGGCGAAAAATGGCAACTGGCTAAAATTTTGCGCTTAAATAGAATCCCTTTTACGCTTATATCTCTTCCGCACTATGATTACAGAAACGCAATGCCGTATTTTCTTGCTTCAATCAACGACAAAACAATTCTACTAGCCACTACAGGACAAGTAAACGAAACGTCTAAATCAAGCGATTTTCCATATTATTTAAAAAATAATCTCAAATCAATAACGGAAATACTAGGCGATGTCAATGTCCCTGGTTTAGAAGAAAGTGGCTTTTTAACAGATGTATACTTTGTTTCTGATAAACTCCTCGATGAACTTTTTGGAGATAATGGAGATCGTAGAGCGAAATTAAAAGCTGATCTGGCTTTTACGATGAACTCCTATACTCTCGACCAATTTATAACATATCTCTCTAGTATCAAAATAAAACCAAGTAAGAGCAATATATTGACAGACAAGTAATTTAGTACGATAATATCGAATTCAAGTTCGTTAAAATAGCGAGAGAAGGTGACTTAATGAAAGATATATGGAAGAGCAGAAGTAGCTGTTTTGAAGACTTAAGTAATGACCCCGAAAGTATAAAAAAATTCAAAGAGGCAATGGAGTTTATATGGAATACTAAAAAGACAACAGGAGAATTCTTCTTTTATGATAATGCAGTGCGCCAAATCATCCGATTAGCTAGCTCAGAAAAAAATCCTGATCTTGTCTGGAGAATTGAAAACGATATTAAATCCATTGCTATTAATCATTCAGATGATAACGCTAGAAAAGAAGCATCAGACTATTTTATTGATACAATCCGAAAATTACGTGAACAAATCAAGGAAATTAATAGAAATATTAAAGAAATAACCGATGAAGATATACTTCAAGGAAGACTCGGCAAAAATATTCTAGAAACAATAAGCAAATCAATTACCGACAAAATAACAAATAATACTCACTAATCCTAAATGTCACCCTAATACAAACACCACCAAGACTCGTATGAGTCTTTTTTATTGTACTTATTACCATGCAAACATCGAGAAAAAATCGTTAAAAAAATCAGCTTGTTTTAAGTGATCCGATAAATATCGGATAAGGATTCGTTCAGTTGAGCGAAGCTCGCGATAGCAGACCTAAGCGAAACCACTTCTTAGTGTTCGAATCCAAAAACTTAAAACAAACTGATTTTTAGATTTTTTGAACAGTTTGCGCTTTTTACTCCACTTTTTTAGAAAAAGTGGATAGAAGAATATCTGTGTAATAAATTTGACAACTAAAATTAACTATGGTAATCTAGCAACCATTAAATAGAATCAGTAAACAGATAATAGGCAGAACAAAACATAAATAAAAACTAAAGATTGCGAGTTATTAGCTAGTTCAAAATAAAAACCAAAGGATTAAGAATGAAAGATGAATCAAGGCTCACCCTATTAAAACAGGTGGTAGAAAGCGCGGAAAATAGTATCATCTCTGCCAAACAAATCATTGCCGAGATGAACGGCGAAAAAGTAAAAATACCCAAAAGATTAAAAGAAAAAGCAAAAAATCTATCCGTTGATGAAGAAAATAGAATAGTTGAAGGCATATTTGACGGTGAATTGATGATATGCCCTGACGGCAAAAAATATCCCGTCCAATCCAATTACGCCAGCAAGTCAAAATTAGTACCTGGCGATACTCTCAAACTTACTATATTGGAAGACGGAACTTTTATCTTTAAACAAATCAACTTGATAGATAGAAAAAGAATAATCGGAACTCTTGTAGAGGATGGCGAAAATTATAAAGTTATAGCAAATGGGAAAGCTTACAATGTGATTACCGCTTCAGTCACTTATTTCAAAGGCAAACTTAATGATGAAGTAACACTGATCATACCGGAAAAAGAAGATAGCGATTGGGGAGCAATAGAAAACATAATAATTAATCCTTCAAACAACAAAAAAGACGAATAAAAAGACTGTCATTTCGATCTAAATTATAATTTATCAACAGTTTCTGTGGAAAACTAGCTTATTTTCAACGTTTAAATAAGCTAGTTTTTTATATATACTGTTAATTAGGAGGCAACAAGTGGTTTTACTATCGCTTTATAGAAAGTGGCGGCCGCAAACTTTTAATGATGTAGTTGGGCAAGATCATGTTAAAACAACTCTAATCAATGCTGTAAATAGCAACCGTATTTCACATGCATATTTATTTACCGGGCCACGAGGAGTGGGCAAAACAACAATTGCTCGAATTTTAGCTAAGGCAGCAAATTGCAAAGACCCCAAAAAAGGCGAACCCTGCAACAAATGTTCCAATTGCAATGAAATGTCAGAGGACAAATCATTAGATCTTATTG
This genomic interval carries:
- a CDS encoding tRNA guanosine(34) transglycosylase Tgt; this encodes MLEFRITKKDKNTKARIGELSTQHGVIKTPIFMPVGTCATVKTVSSEELKDLNAEIILSNTYHLYLRPGNQLIKEMGGLHKFMNWDRPILTDSGGYQVFSLGSGSKAENLVKIQKEGVEFKSYLDGSRHFFTPEKVIDIQLDLGSDIIMPLDYCPSAEASKIEIEHAVNITSNWFEKAWKHFQKKTTKLKNKPALFAIIQGGPYEDLRKKSFDFLSQFGVQGFSIGGVANAGESKLKQQKALEYTLPLIQEDKPRYLMGVGEPEDLLEAIERGIDMFDCVVPTRMARNGAVWTKKGRIDLNLAKYKLDPKPIDKCSCKTCQNYSRAYIRHLLKEKEVLGIRLTTMHNLHFIISLMADARKAIQEQKFPQFKKDFFSEFKN